From the Selenomonas timonae genome, one window contains:
- a CDS encoding translocation/assembly module TamB domain-containing protein: protein MRRKAYIGAAVIAAVLVCAAVLIHIVRAQAFMAEAGQMAERLVAQKLGTAVHIGAVEIRSLHELKMDDVVIYDKQAEVVLRADEARVTLRLLSLLSSPETSIDEILLTGAHADIVQRADGSWNYDDIGADDSQPSTFEGRIRTEGGSATIVTDSRTYELTEIAGAVEIDRSDVSYEATGALSGVPLRVRGAYVGGNQELYLSSSDTDFMQLRHLLPENSLSEELQLSSLHADAVRMELHRVDGVLTLDGRIDGMRGAADVYGTQVQLESSALRFNERAIFVAATVEAAEQRARVDGTIRLDTDAPYLDLTVRAQDFAVDRILADSPYQGAVTADLHVKGTLAAPIVTGKLTAAEGAVNGVSFRNAAADAAYADGTISFENLTAEAFGGTLSGTGVFTAEKNTYTAHLTVDNVALAGLRSLSVSLPEGLDGTLHADLGIDGQMGEALTVLGSAALSDGVYRNIPVERANVSFMLRGDDLTIDFLSAKLPNETELGVEGHIMRGSALNLRFYGAHADLALLNYLDERLSFSGLADFSGEVHGDIHDPQVDMQVSATNGDLMYQPFDSLLFRADGSLSGIGIYDFSMERGGREVWLVNGTIGFTGERRIDLQIDTMGARMEDVAALVAPDQPITGNIDNIIKFTGTLDNPHAVGYVHFYRGSYAGAVLSGMDGDYFLDNGIIRVQVFHIYSPMVDMVLNGTISAQGVLDFDAEVRDLDMKRFEHKLPYEVSGHGVFNGKVGGTISHPIFRGKLKADEITMNGVELREITSFVHYENGIIDMERTGFRQGTEGSVSARLRYDTETRALRGTMNIDKMDVTALLALANQQESRITGTITSAVQLGGTLDNPSIDLTGAIEEGAIASYPVRDVALDVSLVDRVLTLRKFSGAQGSGSFSAVGTADFDGAANVDITATDIALGMFTRFAGTEQEVTGTVSLTAHIGGQTRQPEADLKLTAKNGGTNGATFDELAGEAQLRGSVIRLNELTVTKYIDGIAYTASAHGTLPLRALTADRDETLDAYDQLDLTIALDNADLSLIPVFSNQVEWALGRTEGSLKVHGTLSAPRLTGSLRVTGGAVKLRYFEHPLTDMQLRIDALGESISVRECTGKMGSGTYMLTGRTELSGTELRSYDFTFVMNALEIKTSFFEGPLSGTLRLNEGEYWGETLPKLSGTIDINRALVSIPSIPETDDELPHIILDVGLTVGRYVHFFSPNLYDIHPSGSVHFGGTTRHPHTTGMIGVRRGDTVSYLRTVFKIREGTATFNQPESFLPEIAFYAEARLTHTRVFLSAHGPLDHMDFRLGSSPEMSEEEIIRMLTLRSAYRSGEGNITAADVLSIGLQMSILSEVEDSVKNFLHLDVLRLSSGSGALFETKDDEAVRQNENEYNVEIGKYFGDRVLLRYVQGLGAASDTHRIGIQYDFNDRFGISYDREGSDQLISVEARFRF, encoded by the coding sequence ATGAGACGGAAGGCGTATATCGGGGCGGCGGTGATCGCCGCGGTCCTCGTCTGCGCAGCAGTTCTCATCCATATCGTACGCGCTCAGGCATTCATGGCTGAGGCGGGACAGATGGCAGAGCGTCTCGTGGCGCAGAAGCTGGGAACGGCTGTGCACATCGGTGCGGTGGAGATCCGTTCTCTGCACGAATTGAAAATGGACGATGTCGTAATCTACGATAAGCAGGCGGAGGTTGTGCTCCGTGCCGATGAGGCACGGGTGACGCTTCGTCTGCTTTCTTTGCTTTCATCGCCCGAAACATCGATTGACGAGATCCTGCTCACGGGCGCGCATGCGGACATTGTGCAGCGCGCGGACGGCTCGTGGAATTATGATGATATCGGCGCGGACGACAGTCAGCCGAGCACGTTCGAGGGGCGCATCCGCACGGAGGGCGGTTCGGCGACCATTGTGACAGATAGTCGCACGTACGAGCTGACGGAGATTGCGGGGGCAGTGGAGATCGACCGCAGCGATGTCTCCTATGAGGCGACGGGAGCCCTTTCGGGGGTACCTCTGCGTGTGCGCGGCGCGTATGTCGGCGGGAACCAGGAGCTCTATCTCAGTTCCTCAGATACGGATTTCATGCAGCTGCGTCACCTCCTGCCGGAAAACTCTCTGTCCGAGGAGTTGCAGCTCTCGTCTCTGCACGCAGATGCCGTGCGGATGGAACTGCATCGCGTGGACGGGGTGCTGACGCTGGACGGCCGCATCGACGGTATGCGCGGCGCGGCAGATGTTTACGGGACGCAGGTGCAGCTGGAGAGCTCAGCACTGCGCTTCAATGAGCGCGCAATTTTCGTTGCTGCGACAGTGGAGGCGGCGGAGCAGCGCGCGCGTGTGGACGGGACGATTCGGCTCGATACGGATGCACCTTATCTTGATCTCACTGTGCGTGCGCAGGATTTCGCCGTTGACCGCATTCTCGCGGACAGCCCCTATCAGGGGGCTGTGACGGCAGATCTTCACGTGAAGGGGACGCTTGCGGCGCCGATTGTCACGGGGAAACTGACGGCGGCGGAAGGGGCGGTGAACGGGGTCTCCTTCCGAAATGCGGCGGCGGATGCTGCCTATGCTGACGGCACAATTTCGTTCGAAAATCTGACGGCGGAGGCGTTCGGCGGGACGCTCTCGGGCACAGGTGTGTTTACTGCGGAGAAAAATACCTACACGGCGCATCTGACGGTCGACAATGTCGCACTTGCGGGGCTGCGCTCCCTCTCAGTGTCCCTGCCCGAGGGGCTGGACGGTACGCTGCACGCCGATCTTGGCATCGACGGGCAGATGGGGGAAGCTCTCACGGTTCTCGGCAGCGCCGCACTCTCGGACGGCGTGTACCGCAACATTCCCGTGGAGCGTGCGAATGTGTCCTTTATGCTGCGCGGGGACGATCTGACGATCGATTTCCTCAGTGCGAAGCTGCCGAATGAAACGGAGCTGGGGGTAGAGGGGCATATTATGCGCGGCTCTGCGCTCAATCTGCGCTTCTACGGCGCGCATGCCGATCTCGCGCTGCTGAACTATCTCGACGAACGCCTCAGCTTCTCTGGGCTTGCGGATTTCTCGGGCGAGGTTCACGGCGATATTCATGATCCGCAGGTCGATATGCAGGTCTCCGCGACGAATGGCGATCTCATGTATCAGCCGTTTGACAGCCTGCTTTTCCGTGCAGATGGCTCGCTCTCGGGCATCGGCATCTATGATTTTTCGATGGAGCGTGGCGGACGTGAGGTCTGGCTCGTGAACGGAACGATCGGCTTTACGGGCGAGCGGCGCATCGATCTTCAGATTGATACGATGGGCGCGCGCATGGAGGACGTGGCGGCGCTTGTTGCGCCCGATCAGCCGATCACGGGCAACATCGACAATATCATCAAGTTCACGGGCACGCTTGACAATCCGCATGCGGTCGGCTATGTTCACTTCTATCGCGGCAGCTATGCGGGCGCGGTGCTCTCAGGTATGGACGGCGACTACTTCCTCGATAACGGCATCATCCGCGTGCAGGTCTTCCACATCTATTCGCCGATGGTGGATATGGTGCTGAACGGCACAATCAGCGCACAGGGCGTGCTTGATTTCGATGCTGAGGTGCGCGATCTCGATATGAAGCGATTCGAGCACAAGCTGCCCTACGAGGTCTCGGGGCATGGCGTCTTCAACGGCAAGGTGGGGGGCACGATCTCCCATCCTATTTTCCGCGGGAAACTGAAGGCGGACGAGATCACGATGAACGGCGTGGAGCTGCGCGAGATTACCAGCTTTGTCCACTATGAGAACGGCATCATCGACATGGAGCGGACGGGCTTCCGTCAGGGGACGGAGGGCTCTGTGTCCGCGCGTCTGCGCTATGATACCGAGACGCGCGCCCTGCGCGGTACGATGAATATTGACAAAATGGATGTTACGGCGCTGCTCGCTCTTGCCAATCAGCAGGAGAGCCGCATTACGGGAACAATCACGAGTGCGGTGCAGCTCGGCGGTACGCTGGACAATCCGTCGATCGATCTGACGGGTGCAATCGAAGAGGGGGCGATTGCCTCCTATCCCGTGCGCGATGTTGCGCTTGACGTCTCGCTCGTGGATCGCGTGCTGACGCTCCGTAAGTTCTCGGGGGCGCAGGGGAGCGGTTCCTTCTCTGCTGTCGGTACGGCAGATTTTGACGGCGCGGCAAATGTGGACATTACGGCGACGGATATTGCGCTTGGGATGTTTACGCGCTTTGCAGGTACAGAGCAGGAGGTGACGGGTACGGTGTCGCTGACGGCGCATATCGGCGGGCAGACGCGGCAGCCGGAGGCGGATCTGAAGCTGACGGCGAAGAACGGCGGCACGAATGGCGCGACGTTCGATGAGCTGGCGGGAGAGGCGCAGCTGCGCGGCTCTGTGATCCGCCTGAATGAGCTGACGGTGACGAAGTATATCGACGGCATTGCCTACACGGCAAGTGCGCACGGCACGCTGCCCCTGCGTGCGCTCACAGCGGATCGCGATGAAACGCTGGATGCCTACGATCAGCTCGATCTGACGATTGCGCTCGACAATGCCGATCTCTCGCTCATTCCTGTGTTTTCCAATCAGGTGGAGTGGGCGCTCGGACGTACGGAGGGCAGTCTGAAGGTGCATGGGACGCTTTCCGCCCCTCGTCTTACGGGCAGTCTGCGCGTGACGGGCGGCGCGGTGAAGCTGCGCTATTTCGAGCATCCGCTGACGGATATGCAGCTGCGGATTGATGCGCTCGGCGAGAGCATTTCTGTGCGTGAGTGCACGGGCAAGATGGGCTCGGGCACCTATATGCTGACGGGGCGTACGGAGCTTTCGGGTACGGAGCTGCGCTCCTATGATTTCACATTCGTGATGAATGCGCTCGAGATCAAGACCTCGTTCTTTGAGGGACCTCTCAGCGGCACGCTGCGTCTGAATGAGGGCGAGTACTGGGGCGAGACCCTGCCAAAGCTCTCGGGAACGATTGACATCAACCGCGCGCTCGTCTCGATCCCGTCGATTCCTGAGACGGACGACGAGCTCCCGCACATCATCCTCGATGTGGGGCTGACGGTGGGTCGCTATGTGCATTTCTTCAGTCCGAACCTCTATGATATTCATCCGTCGGGCTCTGTGCATTTCGGCGGTACGACGCGTCACCCGCATACGACGGGCATGATTGGCGTGCGGCGCGGCGATACGGTGAGCTATCTGCGGACGGTGTTCAAGATCCGCGAGGGGACGGCCACGTTCAACCAGCCGGAGTCGTTCCTGCCGGAGATTGCGTTCTATGCGGAGGCACGTCTTACGCACACGCGCGTCTTCCTCTCGGCGCACGGGCCGCTCGACCATATGGATTTCCGCCTCGGATCGAGCCCGGAGATGTCTGAAGAGGAGATCATCCGCATGCTGACGCTGCGCAGTGCCTATCGGAGCGGCGAGGGAAACATTACAGCGGCGGATGTGCTCTCGATCGGTCTGCAGATGAGCATTCTCTCGGAGGTGGAGGACTCTGTGAAGAACTTCCTCCATCTCGATGTGCTTCGCCTCTCGAGTGGGAGCGGCGCGCTCTTTGAGACAAAGGATGACGAGGCGGTGCGGCAGAACGAGAACGAGTACAATGTCGAGATCGGAAAGTATTTCGGCGACCGCGTGCTCCTGCGCTATGTGCAGGGGCTCGGCGCTGCGTCGGATACGCATCGGATCGGCATTCAGTATGACTTCAATGACCGCTTCGGCATCTCGTATGACCGCGAGGGCTCGGATCAGCTCATCAGCGTCGAGGCACGGTTCAGGTTCTGA